TTAGTTATTGATTTACGCTTACATTTTATTATTTATTTTCATACAGTTATCATGTGTTCGAAGATTTTCCAAATATAATTATCTATTTTCTATAAAATTTGTATAAATTTAAAATTTTGTTATATTTTGATAAAAGTTAGGTAAGACTCTTGTTTTAAAATTAAGATATTGATTTAATTGATAAAAAAATATTATTTTTTATTTTATATATTAAATAATAATTTAATTTTATTTTTTATAAATAATGTTAAAATCTCTTTGTTTTTGTGATTTTTATTGCAAAAATATAATAAAATTGAGGAGGCTTTAACGTGTGAATTTAATTAAAAAAATAGTTCTTTTAATAGTAACTTTAATGATATTTAATAGTTGTGGAGTCGGCACATCCTCTTCAAAAGACCCTACATATTCTGCAGATGATCGCACAAATAAAAATGCGGAATGCAAACATATAAAATCTAAAATAATGCCTCTATTTGAGCAAATAATAAAACTTGAAATTGCAAATGAAAAATTAATGTACATATTTTATACAAATATAAGTGTGACTTCATTAACTTATGGATTAAGTGAAGTTGAGGAGAAAAATTTAGCAGGTATTATGTTGGTTGAAAATTCTAATGTACATTCTTTCAGATCTACTGCTACAAATTCATTAGAAACTATTACAAATTATTGTAACAAAGATTTTATGCAATATTCAGATGTTAAGGCTTGGAAAGATTTTATGAATAGACAGTTTAGTAAAACTATTCAAGTTTTAAAAAATAATTTTAATAGAATATCTTCTGACATAAGTAATGTGGGTCTTAAAAATCATCTTATTCCTTTGTACCAACATGGAATTATACAGAATGCTGAGGGATTAGATAAGTATTTATAATAGTTTTTAAATTTAAAAACAATCATTAAATTCTTGAGTCATTAGTTGTTTGATAAAATTTTCCTGTTTAAGCTTTTTTATAGCTAATTCAATTTCAGGAATTTTTTTTAAATATTTACTTTTTTTTGTAAAAGCAAGGTAATTTGGAGTGGAATCTAAAATTTTTTCAGATATTGCTAAAGTTTTATCTTTATCATTAAAGTGAATTAATGCAAATTCTGCAATTAATTTATCAGCAAGAAAATAATCAACTTTATTATTCAGGACAGATGTTAAACAATTTCTAACATCTTTTTCTTCTTCTTTTATGATTTTCTTTTGCTTAATCAAGTTATCAATTTTATTACCAAGACTAAAGCCTTTACCTGTGCAAATTTTTTTCCCAGTCAGTTTAGAAATATCATCAATTGTATTTAACTCAGAAGAATTTTTTCCAATAGCAACAATGTTTTCAGTAAAAAGAGTTTCAGCAGGAAAAATAAGAAATTCTTCTCTTTCTTTTGTTTTAATCGCAGGAAATATTCCATCTATTTCATTTTTTTTTGCTTTTTCTAAACCTTCGGCCCAATTGCCAATTAAAATTTCTTCTTTAATATCTGTAATTTTTAGTAATTCACGCACAAAGTGAATTGAAATTCCTTTTGTTGCTTGTTCATGAGTACAACTAAACGGAGGATAATCCAGAGTATAAAAAGCAGCAAAAGTTTGTTCCGTTATTAAAGTGAATAACAATAAGATAAGAATTTTGATTTTTAACATTTATCCTCCAGATATTTTTCTATATGATTTTTTATGAGTATCTTTTCCTTAATTCCTATTATTATTAATATATTAGTTTACTTTTAATTTTAAGACTAAATCTCGGAGTTTAATTGCTAAATGATTTAAACTTTTTGCAGCATCTTGTAACTGGAGTGCACTGGTAGAAGATTGAGATGCCGAAATTGAAACTTTCTTAATAGAAGTTGAGATTCCATCTACTGCTTTACTAGATTCTAATACAATGCGTGAAACTTCAGTTGTAGTTGCTGCTTGCTCTTCTACTGCTGTAGCGATTGTGACTGAAATTGTATTTATTTCCTCAATTGCTTTAGAAATTTCTCCAATTGCAGAAACCGCCTTCGCTGTGCTCTGCTGTATTGTACCAATTTTAAAAGAGATATCTTCAGTAGCTTTTGCTGTTTGTTTCGCAAGTTCTTTGACTTCACTTGCTACGACTGCAAAACCTCTACCAGAATCCCCTGCTCTTGCCGCTTCAATTGTAGCGTTTAATGCTAATAAATTTGTTTGTTGCGCAATAGAACTAATTGTTTTGAGAACTGTACCAATTTCTTTACTTTCATTTCCAAGTTGGCTGACTATTGAATTTGTTTCTTGAGATAGTTTTAAACTTTGGCGTGTTTTTTCTGATCCGGCGGATGTACTTTTTGAAATTTCTTTAATAGATGCAGCCATTTCTTCAGTGTTTGTTGCAACTGAATTTACTCCTTTAGCTACTTCCTCTGAGGCTGCTGAAGCGCTGACTGATTGTTTTGATGTCTCATTTGAATTGGCTGTAAGTTCTGAAGCTGTTGTTGCTAATTCTTCAGAAGCTGAACCTAATTGAATAGCTGTTTCTTCAAGTGTCCTTACAAGTTCTAGCCATTCAAATTTTTCTTTACTTATATCAGTTGCATATTTAACTACTTTGTATACTTTCCCTGTTAAATCAAAAACTGGATTATAAGAAGCTTGAATCCAAACTTCCCTTGAGCCTTTCGCAAAACGTTGAAATTGACCTGCTGAAAATTGCCCGTTATTTAATTTTTGCCAAAATTCTCGATATTCTGGTTTATTTGTATAAATTGGGTCACAAAATATAGAGTGATGTTTTCCTTTTATTTCATCTAATCTATATCCCATAAGGGAAAGGAAGAGTTCATTTGCTTCAATAACTGTGCCATCTAAATTAAAATTTATTACTGCTTGTGCTTTTGAGAGAGCATTTAGTTCTTGATCTTTTAGTTTTTGTTTACTTACGTCTGTAGCGTACTTAATAACTTTTAATGGTTTTCCGCTTGTATCAAAAATGGGGTTGTATGAAGCTGAGAGATAAACTAGCTTCCCATTTTTTCCAAAACGCTTATATTCACCAGCATCAGATTCCCCATTTGCTAATTTTTCCCAAAAAATTCTATATTCATTTGAGTTTGTATAGCTAGGATCGCAAAACATTCTGTGATGTTTTCCTTTAATTTCACTTAAAGAATATTCAGTTAACTGTAAGAAATTTTCATTTGCATTTATGATAATACCATCTAATGTAAATTCAATAACAGCTTGTGTTTTTTCAATTGCATTTATTTGACTTTCAAAATAAGTATTTTTCATTTTTTGGATTGTTATATCAGAAGCTATTTTTACTATTTTTTGAGGTTTGCCATTTGAATCCAGAATTGGATTATAAGAAGCTTGTAACCATACTTCTTTTGCATTTTTACCAAAACGGCGGAACTCACCGGAATCAAATTCACCTCTACCTAATTTTTCCCAAAATAGTCTATATTCAATACTATTTGCATAATTTGTTTCACAAAAAATTCTGTGATGTTTGCCAACAACTTCATCTAAATTATAATTTACTACATGCAGGAAATTATTATTAGCGGTTAAAATTATTCCTTCCATGCTAAACTCTATAATAGCTTGTGCTTTATGAAATGCTTGAATAACATTTTGTAATTCCAAATATTTAGCTTCTGAAACATCCGCCAATTTTTTAACTCCTATTTTTATTTTATTTCAATTATTTCTAATTTTATAAAGAAAAATTTATATATATAATTGATAATAATTATGCACCAACCAGTTTTTTTACAGCTTCTATTAGGACTTCCGGCTTAAAAGGTTTTGTGATCCAACCACTAGCACCTGCTTTTTTAGCTTCAGCAATCATTTCGGCTGCACCTTCAGTGGTTAGCATTAATATTGGTGGATGCGGTAGGTCGCTACTTGTATTGATTTGTGCGACCATTTCAAGCCCACCCATATTTGGCATGTTGATATCGCTGATTATTGCTTTTATATCCTTATTATTTTTCAATTTTGCTATTCCATCTACCCCATCTTCTGCTTCAATGACTTCAAAGCCCCCTTTTGTTAAGGTAAAATTCACTTGTTGGCGAATTGTTTTAGCATCATCAACAATTAAAATTTTGTGAGCCATTTGCTTCTCCGTAGAATAAAATAATAGAAAGTATGTTTTATTATACAATCAACATTCTTCACTGCAATAGACAAAAAATAAACGCTTTATATTTCTTACTCATTAATAGGGCATGTTATTTTTAGTAGAATTAAAGTTATTGCTAAAATTACTAATTTTAAGGGGATTACCATGGAAGAGCTAAAGGGCAATCAAAGTACAAATATTCCAGGTTTAAATTTAACAACTTTAACAGGTTTAAACTTAGATGAATACAAAGGAATGGCCGATAACTCTCCAATTAATATTATGTTTTGCGATTTGAATTTTACAATTACATATATCAATCAAACAAGTAAAGAAACTCTGCAAAAAATTGAAAAATTTCTGCCTATCAGAGTAAATGCAATTGTTGGCTCAAGTATTGATATTTTCCATAAGGTACCAGCACATCAAAGAAGAATTTTAGCAAATGATAAAAACCTTCCACATCGAGCAATTATAACTGTTGGTCCAGAAAAGTTAGATCTTTTAGTCTCTGCAATTTATGATACAAATCAAAAATATATAGGGGTAATGGTAACATGGGATATTGTAACCCAGAAATTACTTATTGAAGGCAACTTAGCAAGAATTAATTCTATGATGGAAAATATTCCTATTAATGTTATGTTTTCTGATATGGATTTTAAAATTACTTACGCAAACAGCACTAGCTTAAAAACATTAGAAAAATTGGAAAAGTACTTGCCCATTAGACTGAATGAATTTGTGGGTTCAAGTATTGATATTTTTCATAAAAATCCTGCACATCAAAGAAGATTGCTGGCAAATGATAAAAATCTTCCTCATAGAGCAATAATTTCCGTTGGACCTGAAAAATTAAGCTTGTTAGCTTCTGCTGTATATGATTCTGATAAAAAATATATTGGCATTATGGTTACTTGGGAAATTATTACAGACAGAGTTACATTAACTGAAAATATTGGAGAGGCTTCCCGCCAACTAGCTGCAGCCTCAGAAGAATTAAATGCAACTTCTAAGCAAATGAGCACAAATGCAGAAAAAACCACGTCAGTTGCAAACTCAACGGCTGCTTCGTCAGAGGAGGTATCCCAAGGTGTGCGTTCAGTTGCAACAAATACAGAGGAAATGAGTGCGGCAATTAAAGAAATAGCTCGCAATGCTGCTGAAGCTTCTGCAAGTAGTTCTCTTGCACTTAAACAAGCACAAAATACAAATTCAATTATTGTAAAGTTAGGTGAGAGTAGCAAAGAAATTGGTAACGTCATTAAAGTAATTAGTTCTATAGCACAACAAACAAACTTATTGGCTTTAAACGCAACAATTGAAGCAGCAAGAGCTGGGGACGCGGGAAGAGGCTTTGCAGTGGTTGCAAATGAAGTGAAAGAATTAGCAAAACAAACTGCTAAAGCAACAGAAGACATTACTAATAAAATTACAGGAATTCAAAGCGATTCTAAAAGCTCTATCGATGCAGTTACTTTAATTAGCCAATCAATTGAAAAATTAAATAGTATTGCAACTGCAATTGCAGCTTCGGTAGAGGAGCAAGCTGCTACAACAAATGAAGTAGCAAGAATTGTACAACAATCAGCTGAGGGAGTGGCAAATATTACTCAAAATGTAAAAGTAGTTTCGGAGGCTGCAGTGCAAACTTCAAATGGATCTTCGCAAGTTTTAATTTCTGCAAGATCTTTGAGTGAATTAGCAAGTAAATTAGATATATTAGTGAAAAATATTAAAGTTTAATCTTACAAATAAATATTATAAATATATTAATTCCAATTATTCATCTATATTTTTAATATATCTTTCGGTAATTTTATTAATTTTTTGGATTGTTTCTGGGGCTTTAATAAAATTATCGAAATCAGTTAAAATAGATTTTTTATTTGCTATATTTTTTCTTAGACATAGATAATAGTTGAAATCACCCTTTATAAAATCAACTTTTTTCCAAACTATATTTTTTAGTTTATATTTTTTTATTAAGAATTGAGGAGATCTTTTTGTAGATAAAAATAGATCTCCTCTATTTTTATTTAATTTGAATAAAATATACTTTTTATTGGTTGAAAATTCATTTTTAAAACCATTTTCTTCAGAATGATATTTATTAAGACTATCACCAAAATAATCTAGAAAAAGGAAATTTTTAAAGTCATTTATTGAATTATATGTATTTAAATTAGTCAATTTTTTATTTTCTTTTGAGTAGTAAAAATAAAGATTTTCTTTTAATACCAGATATGAACTATAATCCACATATTCATCTCTTTCTTTGCTTTTTAAACTAATAAAAGCATCGAATTCACCTTTTTTTACCATATAAATAACTCTAGGCCATGGAAATGGTTCTAAAAATATTTTATATTTTTCTTTATTTAATTTGGAAAATTCATTTATAATATCTACTAAAATTCCTTTTGGTTTTTTATTAATTGAATATGATAATGGAATTGAGTCTTCATTTATGGCAAATTTAATAGTAATTTTTTCTTGACAAAAAGCAGGTGTAATAAAAACAATAAAGCAAATAAAAAAAATATTTTTCATATTACTAGTCTTATTTTTTGAATTAAAAAACTTATTTTCATCGATTGCTAAAGTTTTCTAACCCTTTGGTTGAATGGCAACAGCTATTAATTCTTCTGGAGTCA
This is a stretch of genomic DNA from Pigmentibacter ruber. It encodes these proteins:
- a CDS encoding substrate-binding periplasmic protein, encoding MLKIKILILLLFTLITEQTFAAFYTLDYPPFSCTHEQATKGISIHFVRELLKITDIKEEILIGNWAEGLEKAKKNEIDGIFPAIKTKEREEFLIFPAETLFTENIVAIGKNSSELNTIDDISKLTGKKICTGKGFSLGNKIDNLIKQKKIIKEEEKDVRNCLTSVLNNKVDYFLADKLIAEFALIHFNDKDKTLAISEKILDSTPNYLAFTKKSKYLKKIPEIELAIKKLKQENFIKQLMTQEFNDCF
- a CDS encoding methyl-accepting chemotaxis protein — translated: MADVSEAKYLELQNVIQAFHKAQAIIEFSMEGIILTANNNFLHVVNYNLDEVVGKHHRIFCETNYANSIEYRLFWEKLGRGEFDSGEFRRFGKNAKEVWLQASYNPILDSNGKPQKIVKIASDITIQKMKNTYFESQINAIEKTQAVIEFTLDGIIINANENFLQLTEYSLSEIKGKHHRMFCDPSYTNSNEYRIFWEKLANGESDAGEYKRFGKNGKLVYLSASYNPIFDTSGKPLKVIKYATDVSKQKLKDQELNALSKAQAVINFNLDGTVIEANELFLSLMGYRLDEIKGKHHSIFCDPIYTNKPEYREFWQKLNNGQFSAGQFQRFAKGSREVWIQASYNPVFDLTGKVYKVVKYATDISKEKFEWLELVRTLEETAIQLGSASEELATTASELTANSNETSKQSVSASAASEEVAKGVNSVATNTEEMAASIKEISKSTSAGSEKTRQSLKLSQETNSIVSQLGNESKEIGTVLKTISSIAQQTNLLALNATIEAARAGDSGRGFAVVASEVKELAKQTAKATEDISFKIGTIQQSTAKAVSAIGEISKAIEEINTISVTIATAVEEQAATTTEVSRIVLESSKAVDGISTSIKKVSISASQSSTSALQLQDAAKSLNHLAIKLRDLVLKLKVN
- a CDS encoding response regulator; this encodes MAHKILIVDDAKTIRQQVNFTLTKGGFEVIEAEDGVDGIAKLKNNKDIKAIISDINMPNMGGLEMVAQINTSSDLPHPPILMLTTEGAAEMIAEAKKAGASGWITKPFKPEVLIEAVKKLVGA
- a CDS encoding methyl-accepting chemotaxis protein; its protein translation is MEELKGNQSTNIPGLNLTTLTGLNLDEYKGMADNSPINIMFCDLNFTITYINQTSKETLQKIEKFLPIRVNAIVGSSIDIFHKVPAHQRRILANDKNLPHRAIITVGPEKLDLLVSAIYDTNQKYIGVMVTWDIVTQKLLIEGNLARINSMMENIPINVMFSDMDFKITYANSTSLKTLEKLEKYLPIRLNEFVGSSIDIFHKNPAHQRRLLANDKNLPHRAIISVGPEKLSLLASAVYDSDKKYIGIMVTWEIITDRVTLTENIGEASRQLAAASEELNATSKQMSTNAEKTTSVANSTAASSEEVSQGVRSVATNTEEMSAAIKEIARNAAEASASSSLALKQAQNTNSIIVKLGESSKEIGNVIKVISSIAQQTNLLALNATIEAARAGDAGRGFAVVANEVKELAKQTAKATEDITNKITGIQSDSKSSIDAVTLISQSIEKLNSIATAIAASVEEQAATTNEVARIVQQSAEGVANITQNVKVVSEAAVQTSNGSSQVLISARSLSELASKLDILVKNIKV
- a CDS encoding substrate-binding periplasmic protein, which translates into the protein MKNIFFICFIVFITPAFCQEKITIKFAINEDSIPLSYSINKKPKGILVDIINEFSKLNKEKYKIFLEPFPWPRVIYMVKKGEFDAFISLKSKERDEYVDYSSYLVLKENLYFYYSKENKKLTNLNTYNSINDFKNFLFLDYFGDSLNKYHSEENGFKNEFSTNKKYILFKLNKNRGDLFLSTKRSPQFLIKKYKLKNIVWKKVDFIKGDFNYYLCLRKNIANKKSILTDFDNFIKAPETIQKINKITERYIKNIDE